From Novosphingobium resinovorum, the proteins below share one genomic window:
- a CDS encoding CinA family protein, whose amino-acid sequence MAANPFFPEDLYALAQRVIEENKALGRMVSVAESCTGGLVCAALTEIPGSSAVLDRGFVTYSNEAKMEMLGVHSDIIDSFGAVSPATAWAMAQGAIGKSRADVAVAISGIAGPDGGSEMKPVGTVVFACARRGEEEVNAEQKLLDGTTRAEIRHQAAIVALELLLP is encoded by the coding sequence ATGGCCGCGAATCCCTTCTTCCCGGAAGACCTCTATGCGCTCGCCCAAAGGGTGATCGAGGAGAACAAGGCACTCGGCCGCATGGTTTCGGTGGCCGAAAGCTGCACCGGCGGCCTCGTCTGCGCGGCGCTGACCGAGATCCCGGGCTCCTCGGCGGTGCTTGATCGCGGTTTCGTTACCTATTCGAACGAGGCCAAGATGGAGATGCTGGGGGTCCACTCCGACATCATCGATTCGTTCGGCGCGGTCTCTCCCGCGACGGCCTGGGCCATGGCTCAGGGCGCGATCGGCAAGAGCCGGGCGGACGTCGCGGTCGCGATCAGCGGCATCGCCGGGCCGGATGGCGGCAGCGAGATGAAGCCGGTCGGCACCGTGGTCTTCGCCTGCGCCCGGCGCGGCGAGGAAGAGGTCAACGCCGAGCAGAAGCTGCTGGACGGTACGACCCGGGCGGAAATCCGCCACCAGGCAGCGATCGTGGCGTTGGAACTGCTGCTGCCGTAA
- a CDS encoding type II toxin-antitoxin system RatA family toxin: MPGIHETKRLPYSAEQMYDLVADVGRYQEFLPWVVATRVKSDDGREMIADMLVGFKALREKFTSRVEKERPRVIKVHYVDGPMRDLDNVWTFHPVDETSCDLEFDVKFTFRNPLFEKLAGQYFDKAFRKMVAAFETRAAELYGVAQAG; encoded by the coding sequence ATGCCCGGCATTCATGAGACCAAGCGCCTGCCTTACAGCGCGGAGCAGATGTACGACCTCGTCGCCGACGTCGGCCGCTATCAGGAATTCCTGCCCTGGGTCGTCGCGACGCGGGTGAAGTCCGACGACGGCCGCGAGATGATCGCGGACATGCTGGTCGGCTTCAAGGCTCTGCGCGAAAAGTTCACCTCGCGCGTCGAGAAGGAGCGCCCGCGCGTCATCAAGGTCCACTACGTCGATGGCCCCATGCGCGATCTCGACAACGTCTGGACCTTCCATCCGGTCGACGAGACTTCGTGCGACCTTGAGTTCGACGTGAAGTTCACCTTCCGCAACCCGCTGTTCGAGAAACTGGCGGGGCAGTATTTCGACAAAGCGTTCCGCAAGATGGTCGCCGCCTTCGAAACCCGTGCGGCGGAACTCTACGGTGTCGCGCAGGCGGGGTGA
- the lipA gene encoding lipoyl synthase — translation MNDLSSVPVPEEAPARQRKPDWIRVKAPTSKGYGETRQLMRDLKLNTVCEEAACPNIGECWTKKHATVMILGDTCTRACAFCNVKTGMPGRVDAAEPDNVAEMVLKTGLEHIVVTSVDRDDLPDGGASQFVKVIQAVRAASPATTIEILTPDFRNKMQRAVESIVQARPDVYNHNLETVPRLYPTIRPGARYYASLRLLEEVKRHDPSIFTKSGVMLGLGEERLEIHQVMDDMRCADIDFLTMGQYLRPTPKHAEVKEFVTPQAFNAYGAIARAKGFLQVASSPLTRSSYHAGDDFAQMKAARDAKLAKMQPVTATSGA, via the coding sequence ATGAACGATCTCTCCTCCGTACCGGTTCCGGAAGAAGCCCCCGCCCGTCAGCGCAAGCCCGACTGGATTCGCGTCAAGGCGCCGACCAGCAAGGGCTACGGCGAGACGCGCCAGCTGATGCGCGACCTCAAGCTCAACACCGTGTGCGAGGAAGCGGCCTGCCCGAACATCGGCGAGTGCTGGACGAAGAAGCACGCGACGGTGATGATTCTCGGCGACACCTGCACCCGCGCCTGCGCGTTCTGCAACGTCAAGACCGGCATGCCCGGCCGCGTCGATGCGGCGGAGCCGGACAACGTCGCCGAGATGGTGCTGAAGACCGGCCTCGAGCACATCGTCGTCACCTCTGTAGACCGTGACGATCTTCCGGACGGCGGTGCAAGCCAGTTCGTCAAGGTGATCCAGGCGGTCCGCGCGGCCTCGCCCGCGACCACGATCGAAATCCTGACGCCCGACTTCCGCAACAAGATGCAGCGCGCGGTCGAGTCGATCGTCCAGGCGCGCCCGGACGTCTACAACCACAACCTCGAGACGGTGCCCCGCCTCTACCCGACCATCCGCCCCGGCGCGCGCTACTACGCCTCGCTGCGGCTGCTGGAAGAGGTGAAGCGCCACGATCCGTCGATCTTCACCAAGTCGGGCGTGATGCTCGGGCTGGGTGAGGAGCGTCTGGAAATCCATCAGGTGATGGACGACATGCGCTGCGCCGACATCGACTTCCTGACTATGGGTCAGTACCTGCGCCCGACGCCCAAGCATGCCGAGGTGAAGGAATTCGTCACCCCGCAGGCGTTCAACGCCTACGGTGCGATCGCGCGGGCCAAGGGCTTCCTGCAGGTGGCGTCCTCGCCGCTGACGCGTTCGAGCTATCATGCCGGCGATGACTTCGCCCAGATGAAGGCCGCGCGCGACGCCAAGCTGGCCAAGATGCAGCCCGTGACGGCGACCTCCGGGGCCTGA
- a CDS encoding carbonic anhydrase: MTNQSPESNDRVLNHLIEGYRRFRGTGWSANRARWDELGQGQSPEVMVIACSDSRVDPSQIFDVDPGTIFVVRNVAALVPPFETTPGHHGVSAALEFAVQVLKVKEVVVMGHGLCGGCKAALTQDLKDAEIGHGGFVADWISMLDEARVPVAHEHGTTGRTAERAMEQAAVKVSLDNLMTFPCVQSKVGKGELTLRGAFFAISDGVLHLLDETSGEFAPVE, translated from the coding sequence ATGACTAATCAGAGCCCCGAATCCAACGACCGCGTGCTGAACCATCTGATCGAGGGTTATCGCCGTTTCCGCGGCACCGGCTGGAGCGCCAACCGCGCGCGCTGGGACGAACTGGGCCAGGGCCAGTCGCCCGAAGTCATGGTCATCGCCTGCTCCGACAGCCGCGTCGACCCCAGCCAGATCTTCGACGTCGATCCCGGCACGATCTTCGTGGTGCGCAACGTCGCCGCGCTGGTGCCGCCGTTCGAGACGACGCCCGGCCACCACGGCGTCTCGGCCGCGCTGGAATTCGCGGTGCAGGTGCTCAAGGTCAAGGAAGTGGTCGTGATGGGCCACGGCCTGTGCGGCGGCTGCAAGGCGGCGTTGACGCAGGACCTCAAGGACGCGGAGATCGGACACGGTGGTTTCGTGGCCGACTGGATCTCGATGCTGGACGAGGCCCGCGTGCCGGTCGCGCACGAGCATGGCACCACAGGGCGCACCGCCGAGCGCGCGATGGAGCAGGCGGCGGTCAAGGTCAGCCTCGACAACCTGATGACTTTCCCCTGCGTGCAGAGCAAGGTCGGCAAGGGTGAACTGACGCTGCGCGGCGCGTTCTTCGCGATTTCCGACGGAGTGCTGCATCTGCTGGACGAGACCAGCGGGGAATTCGCACCGGTGGAGTGA
- the gyrA gene encoding DNA gyrase subunit A yields the protein MSDDTNDIQPVGPEGEFTRIDIVDEMKTSYLDYAMSVIVSRALPDVRDGLKPVHRRILYASQEGGFVAGRPYRKSAKIVGDVMGNYHPHGDSAIYDALARMTQDWSMRVPLIDGQGNFGSMDPDPPASMRYTEARLARVANSLLDDLDKDTVDFADNYDGSRQEPTVLPARFPNILVNGAGGIAVGMATNIPPHNLGEVIDGCFAMMDNPGITSEELFQIIPGPDFPTAPLILGQHGARLAATTGRGSIIQRCRSHVEEGRGSRKDSRSIVLTSIPYQVGKSNLVEKIAEAAKDKRIEGVSDIRDESNREGVRVVIDLKRDASPEVVLNQLWRSTPAQSNFAANMLAIRGGRPEIMALRDILQAFIQFREQVITRRTKFELNKARDRAHILLGLVVAVSNMDEVVKIIRGASNPADARAKLLAKEWPIGDIAQYIRLVEAIEPEAEAADGIYRLSEVQVKAILDLRLHRLTALGRDEIGDELKQLAIAIEEFLAILADRVKLYAVMREELQAVRDAYATPRLSEITAAFDGIDDEDLIEREDMVVTVTMDGYIKRTALSAFRAQNRGGKGRAGMATKDEDAVTTMFVTSTHNPVLFFSTAGKVYRLKVYKLPEGGPTTRGRPIVNLLPALDKDETIQTVLALPEDETEWSALSVVFATAKGNVRRNSMDSFANIPSNGKFAMRFDEGSDDRLIGVALLEASDDVLLATRQGKAIRFPGDDVREFTSRTSTGVRGMTLKGDDEVISLSILHRVGTDAEDREQYLRFAPWKGDKEGESTLSAERMAELEEREQFILTVCANGYGKLSSAYEYRRTGRGGQGITNIDNIGRNGPVVASFPATLAQQLMLVTDQAKLIRLPLHSLRVIGRGSAGVRLFTVSANEHVVSAVRLDEEPEVETPVADEAAPEAPEAEA from the coding sequence GTGAGCGACGACACCAACGATATCCAGCCCGTAGGCCCCGAGGGCGAATTCACCCGCATCGACATCGTCGACGAGATGAAGACGAGCTACCTCGACTACGCGATGAGCGTGATCGTCAGCCGCGCGCTGCCCGACGTGCGCGACGGCCTGAAGCCGGTGCACCGCCGCATCCTCTATGCCTCGCAGGAAGGCGGCTTCGTCGCCGGGCGTCCTTATCGCAAGTCGGCCAAGATCGTCGGCGACGTGATGGGCAACTACCACCCACACGGCGACAGCGCGATCTACGACGCCCTTGCGCGCATGACGCAGGACTGGTCGATGCGCGTGCCGCTGATCGACGGTCAGGGCAACTTCGGCTCGATGGACCCCGATCCGCCGGCCTCGATGCGCTATACCGAAGCGCGCCTTGCCCGCGTGGCCAACTCGCTGCTCGACGATCTCGACAAGGACACCGTCGACTTCGCGGACAACTACGACGGTTCGCGTCAGGAGCCGACGGTGCTTCCGGCGCGCTTCCCGAACATCCTCGTCAATGGCGCCGGCGGCATCGCGGTCGGCATGGCGACCAACATCCCGCCGCACAACCTGGGCGAAGTGATCGACGGCTGCTTCGCGATGATGGACAATCCGGGTATCACCTCGGAGGAACTGTTCCAGATCATCCCTGGCCCTGACTTCCCCACCGCCCCGCTGATCCTGGGCCAGCACGGCGCCCGGCTCGCCGCCACCACCGGGCGCGGCTCGATCATCCAGCGCTGCCGCAGCCACGTCGAGGAAGGGCGCGGCAGCCGCAAGGATTCGCGCTCGATCGTCCTCACCTCGATCCCCTACCAGGTCGGCAAGTCCAATCTGGTCGAGAAGATCGCCGAGGCCGCCAAGGACAAGCGGATCGAGGGCGTCTCCGACATCCGCGACGAATCCAACCGCGAAGGCGTGCGCGTGGTCATCGACCTCAAGCGCGATGCCTCGCCGGAAGTCGTGCTCAACCAGCTGTGGCGCAGCACCCCGGCACAGTCGAACTTCGCCGCGAACATGCTGGCGATCCGCGGCGGCCGCCCCGAGATCATGGCCCTGCGCGACATCCTGCAGGCGTTCATCCAGTTCCGCGAGCAGGTCATCACCCGCCGCACCAAGTTCGAACTGAACAAGGCGCGCGACCGGGCGCACATCTTGCTCGGCCTCGTCGTCGCCGTGTCCAACATGGACGAGGTGGTGAAGATCATCCGCGGCGCCTCCAATCCGGCCGACGCCCGCGCCAAGCTGCTCGCCAAGGAATGGCCGATCGGCGACATCGCGCAGTACATCCGCCTGGTCGAGGCGATCGAGCCCGAGGCCGAGGCCGCCGACGGCATCTACCGCCTGTCCGAAGTGCAAGTGAAGGCGATCCTCGATCTGCGCCTGCACCGCCTGACGGCGCTCGGCCGCGACGAGATCGGCGACGAACTCAAGCAGCTCGCGATCGCCATCGAGGAATTCCTCGCCATCCTCGCCGACCGCGTGAAGCTCTACGCCGTCATGCGCGAGGAACTGCAGGCCGTGCGCGACGCCTACGCCACCCCGCGCCTGTCCGAGATCACCGCCGCCTTCGACGGGATCGACGACGAGGACCTCATCGAGCGCGAGGACATGGTCGTCACGGTGACCATGGACGGCTATATCAAGCGCACCGCCCTCTCCGCCTTCCGCGCCCAGAACCGCGGCGGCAAGGGCCGCGCCGGCATGGCCACCAAGGACGAGGATGCGGTGACGACGATGTTCGTCACTTCCACCCACAACCCGGTGCTGTTCTTCTCGACGGCAGGCAAGGTCTACCGCCTCAAGGTCTACAAGCTGCCCGAAGGCGGCCCGACCACGCGCGGACGCCCGATCGTCAACCTGCTGCCGGCGCTCGACAAGGACGAGACGATCCAGACCGTGCTCGCCCTGCCCGAGGATGAGACGGAGTGGAGCGCGCTGTCGGTGGTGTTCGCCACCGCCAAGGGCAACGTGCGCCGCAACTCCATGGATTCCTTTGCGAACATCCCCAGCAACGGCAAGTTCGCGATGCGCTTCGACGAAGGCAGCGACGATCGCCTGATCGGCGTGGCATTGCTGGAAGCCAGCGACGACGTGCTGCTCGCCACCCGCCAGGGCAAAGCGATCCGCTTCCCCGGCGACGACGTGCGCGAATTCACGAGCCGCACGTCCACCGGCGTGCGCGGCATGACGCTGAAGGGTGACGACGAGGTCATCTCGCTCTCGATCCTCCACCGCGTCGGCACCGATGCCGAAGACCGTGAGCAGTATCTGCGCTTCGCCCCGTGGAAGGGCGACAAGGAGGGCGAATCCACCCTCTCCGCAGAGCGCATGGCCGAACTGGAAGAGCGCGAGCAGTTCATCCTGACGGTCTGTGCCAACGGCTACGGCAAGCTGTCCTCGGCTTACGAGTACCGCCGCACCGGTCGCGGCGGCCAGGGCATCACCAATATCGACAACATCGGCCGCAACGGTCCGGTAGTCGCCAGCTTCCCGGCGACCCTTGCCCAGCAGCTGATGTTGGTTACCGACCAGGCCAAGTTGATCCGTCTGCCGCTCCATTCGCTGCGCGTGATCGGTCGCGGCTCGGCGGGCGTGCGCCTGTTCACCGTCTCGGCGAACGAGCACGTCGTCAGCGCGGTCCGGCTGGACGAAGAACCGGAAGTCGAGACCCCGGTAGCCGACGAGGCCGCGCCGGAGGCTCCGGAAGCCGAAGCGTGA
- a CDS encoding DUF952 domain-containing protein, which produces MRDTVAYKILTGEQLARLLADGTFAGAPVDLADGYIHMSTADQAQGTLDKHFAGQDDLHIAAVDLTALGDTVKWEVSRGGALFPHIYADLPLSAVIVHGPVERGPDGTLQLPH; this is translated from the coding sequence GTGAGGGATACGGTCGCATATAAAATCCTGACCGGCGAGCAGCTTGCACGGCTGCTCGCCGACGGGACCTTCGCCGGAGCGCCAGTCGATCTGGCCGACGGTTACATTCACATGTCCACCGCCGATCAGGCGCAGGGCACGCTGGACAAGCACTTCGCCGGACAGGACGATCTGCACATCGCCGCCGTGGACCTGACCGCGCTGGGCGACACGGTGAAGTGGGAAGTTTCGCGCGGCGGTGCGCTGTTCCCGCACATCTACGCCGACCTGCCGCTGTCGGCGGTGATCGTGCACGGCCCGGTCGAGCGCGGTCCGGACGGAACGCTTCAGCTTCCACACTGA
- the trmFO gene encoding methylenetetrahydrofolate--tRNA-(uracil(54)-C(5))-methyltransferase (FADH(2)-oxidizing) TrmFO translates to MTHQIHIIGGGLAGSEAAWQLGRRGFKVRLSEMRGTGERSPAHQGDGLAELVCSNSFRSDDHEKNAVGLLHHEMRQCDSLIMSAAAKAEVPAGSALAVDREIFSAEVEARLAALPNVEIVRERIDALPADAPVIVATGPLTAEALAGSIGKATGADSLAFFDAIAPIVYRDTIDMDVCWMASRWDKGETKDYINCPMTKEQYLAFHAGLVAGEKTAFKEWEANTPYFDGCMPIEVMAERGIDTLRFGPMKPVGLDNPHWATPEHPNGRWAYAVVQLRQDNNLGTIWNMVGFQTKLKHAEQVRLFRTIPGLENAEFARLGGLHRNTFLNSPVLLDRTLRLKTAPNVRFAGQITGCEGYVESAAVGLMAGLMASADLAGREWQAPPRTTAMGALLSHITGDAEAETYQPMNVNFGLFPPLHDVKKKQRKEAYTERAKAEIAPWLESIAV, encoded by the coding sequence ATGACCCATCAGATCCACATCATCGGCGGCGGCCTCGCTGGAAGCGAAGCGGCATGGCAACTCGGCCGCCGGGGCTTCAAGGTGCGCCTCTCGGAAATGCGCGGGACCGGGGAACGCAGCCCGGCCCATCAGGGCGACGGCCTCGCCGAACTGGTCTGCTCCAATTCGTTCCGCTCGGACGATCACGAGAAGAACGCCGTCGGCCTGCTCCACCACGAGATGCGCCAATGCGATTCGCTCATCATGAGCGCCGCCGCCAAGGCTGAAGTGCCCGCCGGATCGGCGCTGGCCGTGGACCGCGAGATCTTCTCCGCCGAAGTCGAGGCGCGCCTTGCCGCGCTGCCCAACGTCGAGATCGTGCGCGAACGCATCGACGCCCTGCCCGCCGATGCGCCAGTGATCGTCGCCACAGGCCCCCTCACCGCAGAGGCGCTGGCCGGCTCGATCGGCAAGGCGACCGGCGCCGACAGCCTCGCGTTCTTCGACGCCATCGCCCCCATCGTCTACCGCGACACCATCGACATGGACGTGTGCTGGATGGCCTCGCGCTGGGACAAGGGCGAGACCAAGGACTACATCAACTGCCCGATGACCAAGGAGCAGTACCTGGCATTCCACGCGGGGCTAGTCGCGGGCGAGAAGACCGCGTTCAAGGAGTGGGAGGCAAACACCCCCTACTTCGACGGCTGCATGCCCATCGAAGTCATGGCCGAGCGCGGCATCGACACCCTGCGCTTCGGCCCGATGAAGCCGGTCGGTCTCGACAACCCGCACTGGGCGACCCCGGAGCACCCGAACGGCCGCTGGGCCTATGCGGTGGTGCAGCTGCGGCAGGACAACAACCTCGGAACGATCTGGAACATGGTCGGCTTCCAGACCAAGCTGAAGCACGCCGAGCAAGTGCGCCTGTTCCGCACGATCCCGGGGCTGGAGAACGCCGAGTTCGCGCGTCTCGGCGGCCTGCACCGCAACACCTTCCTCAATTCGCCGGTGCTGCTGGACCGCACCCTGCGCCTGAAGACCGCGCCGAATGTGCGCTTTGCCGGGCAGATCACCGGCTGCGAAGGCTATGTAGAGAGCGCCGCGGTCGGCCTGATGGCGGGCCTGATGGCCTCGGCTGACCTCGCGGGCCGCGAATGGCAGGCCCCGCCGCGCACAACTGCGATGGGCGCCCTGCTCTCGCACATCACCGGCGATGCCGAGGCCGAGACCTATCAGCCGATGAACGTCAACTTCGGCCTGTTCCCGCCGCTGCACGACGTAAAGAAGAAGCAGCGCAAGGAGGCCTATACAGAGCGCGCCAAGGCCGAGATCGCGCCGTGGCTTGAGAGCATCGCGGTCTGA
- a CDS encoding pyruvate dehydrogenase complex E1 component subunit beta — protein MAIELKMPALSPTMEEGKLAKWLVKEGDEVSSGTILAEIETDKATMEFESIDEGTVGKILVAEGTEGVKVGTVIAMLAGEGEDASAVEAPKAAEKVEEAPKSEEKKPAEGGTANLASDLKTARDPQLPHGTNMKTSTVRDALRDAMAEEMRRDSRVFVMGEEVAEYQGAYKVTQGLLEEFGPTRVIDTPITEYGFAGIGTGAAMGGLRPVIEFMTFNFAMQAIDHIINSAAKTNYMSGGQMRCPIVFRGPNGAASRVGAQHSQNYGPWYANVPGLVVIAPYDASDAKGLLKAAIRSEDPVVFLENELVYGRSFELPELDDHVLPIGKARIMREGKDVTIVSYSIGVGLALEAAERLAEEGIDAEVIDLRTLRPLDKETVLASLAKTNRMVVAEEGFPVCSIASEIIAICMEDGFDNLDAPVVRVCNEDVPLPYAANLEKLAIIDADRIVAAVKKVTYR, from the coding sequence ATGGCGATCGAACTGAAGATGCCCGCTCTCTCCCCGACGATGGAAGAGGGCAAGCTGGCCAAGTGGCTGGTCAAGGAAGGCGACGAGGTTTCCTCGGGCACCATCCTTGCTGAAATCGAGACCGACAAGGCGACGATGGAATTCGAATCCATCGACGAAGGCACCGTCGGCAAGATCCTCGTCGCCGAAGGCACCGAGGGCGTGAAGGTCGGCACCGTGATCGCGATGCTGGCCGGTGAAGGCGAGGATGCCTCCGCCGTCGAAGCGCCCAAGGCTGCCGAAAAGGTCGAAGAGGCTCCCAAGTCGGAAGAGAAGAAGCCTGCCGAGGGCGGCACCGCCAATCTCGCCAGCGACCTCAAGACCGCACGCGACCCGCAGCTGCCGCATGGCACCAACATGAAGACCTCGACCGTACGCGACGCTCTGCGCGACGCCATGGCCGAGGAAATGCGCCGCGACAGCCGCGTCTTCGTGATGGGCGAGGAAGTCGCCGAGTACCAGGGCGCCTACAAGGTGACTCAGGGCCTGCTCGAAGAGTTCGGTCCCACCCGCGTCATCGACACGCCGATCACCGAGTACGGCTTCGCCGGCATCGGCACCGGCGCGGCGATGGGCGGTCTGCGTCCGGTCATCGAGTTCATGACGTTCAACTTCGCCATGCAGGCGATCGACCACATCATCAACTCGGCCGCCAAGACCAACTACATGTCCGGCGGCCAGATGCGCTGCCCGATCGTGTTCCGTGGTCCCAACGGCGCGGCCTCGCGCGTGGGCGCCCAGCACTCGCAGAACTACGGTCCGTGGTACGCCAACGTCCCCGGCCTCGTGGTCATTGCGCCGTACGATGCTTCGGACGCCAAGGGCCTGCTCAAGGCGGCCATCCGTTCGGAAGACCCGGTCGTGTTCCTCGAGAACGAGCTGGTCTACGGTCGTTCGTTCGAACTGCCCGAACTGGACGACCACGTCCTGCCGATCGGCAAGGCGCGGATCATGCGCGAAGGCAAGGACGTGACGATCGTGTCCTACTCGATCGGCGTCGGCCTCGCTCTCGAGGCAGCCGAGCGTCTGGCCGAAGAGGGCATCGACGCCGAAGTCATCGATCTTCGCACCCTGCGCCCGCTCGACAAGGAAACGGTGCTCGCCAGCCTCGCCAAGACCAACCGCATGGTCGTGGCCGAGGAAGGCTTCCCGGTCTGCTCGATCGCCTCGGAAATCATCGCGATCTGCATGGAAGACGGCTTCGACAACCTCGACGCGCCGGTCGTGCGCGTGTGCAACGAGGACGTGCCGCTGCCTTACGCCGCGAACCTCGAAAAGCTGGCGATCATCGACGCTGACCGCATCGTGGCGGCGGTGAAGAAGGTCACCTACAGGTAA
- the pdhA gene encoding pyruvate dehydrogenase (acetyl-transferring) E1 component subunit alpha: MPKAKTPAVETAAVEEDFALHSLQEALDADKRYKPSKEELLHFYEQMLLIRRFEEKAGQLYGLGLIGGFCHLYIGQEAVAVGLQSALDNDKDSVITGYRDHGHMLAYGIDPKVIMAELTGREAGISKGKGGSMHMFSVEHRFYGGHGIVGAQVSLGAGLAFAHKYREDGGVAMAYFGDGAANQGQVYESFNMAALWKLPIIFVIENNGYAMGTAVKRGSAETHFHRRGTAFRIPGMSVDGMDVLEVRKSAEIALEYVRAGNGPVLMELNTYRYRGHSMSDPAKYRSREEVQGVREKRDPIDHAKTELLAMGVTEESLKEVDKRIRAQVAQSADFAENSPEPSAPELYTDVLVESY, encoded by the coding sequence TTGCCCAAAGCAAAGACCCCGGCAGTAGAAACCGCTGCCGTAGAAGAGGATTTCGCGCTCCACAGCCTCCAGGAAGCCCTGGACGCGGACAAGCGCTACAAGCCTTCCAAGGAAGAGCTCCTGCATTTCTATGAGCAGATGCTGCTCATCCGCCGCTTCGAGGAAAAGGCCGGCCAGCTTTACGGCCTCGGCCTGATCGGCGGCTTCTGCCACCTCTACATCGGCCAGGAAGCTGTCGCCGTGGGCCTGCAGTCCGCGCTCGACAACGACAAGGACTCGGTGATCACCGGTTACCGCGACCATGGCCACATGCTCGCCTACGGCATCGATCCCAAGGTCATCATGGCCGAGCTGACCGGCCGCGAAGCCGGTATCTCGAAGGGCAAGGGCGGCTCGATGCACATGTTCTCCGTGGAGCATCGCTTCTACGGCGGCCACGGCATCGTCGGCGCGCAGGTCTCGCTTGGCGCGGGTCTGGCGTTCGCGCACAAGTACCGTGAAGACGGCGGCGTCGCGATGGCCTACTTCGGCGATGGCGCGGCCAACCAGGGCCAGGTCTACGAGAGCTTCAACATGGCGGCTCTCTGGAAGCTGCCGATCATCTTCGTGATCGAGAACAACGGCTACGCCATGGGCACCGCCGTGAAGCGCGGCTCGGCCGAGACGCACTTCCACCGCCGCGGCACCGCGTTCCGCATTCCCGGCATGTCGGTGGACGGCATGGACGTTCTCGAAGTCCGCAAGTCGGCCGAGATCGCGCTGGAATACGTGCGCGCGGGCAATGGTCCGGTTCTCATGGAACTGAACACGTACCGCTATCGCGGCCACTCGATGTCGGACCCTGCGAAGTACCGCAGTCGCGAGGAAGTCCAGGGCGTGCGCGAAAAGCGCGACCCGATCGACCACGCCAAGACCGAACTGCTGGCCATGGGCGTGACCGAAGAAAGCCTCAAGGAAGTCGACAAGCGCATCCGCGCGCAGGTCGCCCAGTCCGCCGACTTCGCCGAGAACTCGCCGGAGCCCAGCGCCCCCGAACTGTATACCGACGTCCTGGTGGAGAGCTACTGA
- a CDS encoding FtsB family cell division protein, whose translation MRTVRQDTNIARERLVKGLALALLLLMGLWCVAGPSGLLAWGENQRLLDQREKQLVDLKVDRDHLKNRVALLDPRKMDPDLAGELVRSNLNVARPDEMVMQLP comes from the coding sequence ATGCGGACCGTGCGACAGGACACCAACATAGCCAGAGAACGTCTCGTGAAGGGCCTTGCCCTCGCGCTGCTGTTGCTCATGGGTCTCTGGTGCGTCGCCGGACCCAGCGGCTTGCTTGCTTGGGGTGAAAACCAGCGCCTGCTCGATCAGCGCGAGAAGCAACTGGTCGATCTCAAGGTCGATCGCGATCATCTCAAGAACCGCGTCGCACTGCTCGATCCCAGGAAGATGGATCCCGACCTCGCGGGCGAACTGGTCCGCAGCAACCTGAACGTCGCGCGTCCCGACGAGATGGTTATGCAACTCCCCTGA